The Acidobacteriota bacterium region GGACGATGACGGCGAAGGGGCTTGCAATCGTGATGCTAGGCGCCGCCCTGCCCTGCTGGATTTCTCCGGGTGGGTCCGCCGCGAGAGCGGAATCGGGCTCCCGCATCATCGCGCACCCGGAGGTTCCCAGGATCCCCGCCCGGGAGCTGGCCGGGCTGCTAGAGAGGAAGGCCGACGTCGTCGTCATCGATACCCAGGCGGCCGAAAACTACCGGATGTGGCACATCCCCACGGCCGTCAACGTCCCCTACAGTGTCGGGGACGACCCGACGGAGCACGAGCTGTTGCTGGTGGACCTCCCGATGGACAGGCTGATTGTCGTCTACTGCCTTTGCGAGGAGGGCTCCGACAGCGCCCGGGTGGCCCTCGGCCTGCGGCAGCTGGGTTTCG contains the following coding sequences:
- a CDS encoding rhodanese-like domain-containing protein, producing MRTMTAKGLAIVMLGAALPCWISPGGSAARAESGSRIIAHPEVPRIPARELAGLLERKADVVVIDTQAAENYRMWHIPTAVNVPYSVGDDPTEHELLLVDLPMDRLIVVYCLCEEGSDSARVALGLRQLGFDPARVKVLEGGLVKWDEAGYPIVRTETPE